TGTTTTTTTAAAACCAGGCTGTTTTTGACAGCAAAGGCAGCCTTGACATTTATTAACCTCTCCTGTTTTGAAAGCTCGGTTTGAGAAATAGTCGGTCTCTTTCGGTAGAGACTGCTTGAGGAAAGGGGCAGAGAGGACCGTTTACTTATTTGAACGGCAAGCTCTAACGATTGATTAAATCCCCTTTCCCTTAATTTTGAACTGTGAAGAGGAACGGGAACGATAAGGCCTATTGCCCGGCGGTCCAGATGACCGGCTATGAAGTTATTCATCAATTCTCCCAGGGGTTTGGCCATAAAAGATTTTTTGTTGTATTTAAAAAGACGGATACAATCCTTTAAAACCCCCTGGTATCTGCCGATTGACCAGAGACTGTGGAAAAAGTAATTATGGCCGCTGGCCGGGACTGCCCTGGATTTTTTGATCTTACTCCAGCAGTTTTCACAGAGATATCGGGTATTTGCCGGATCCAGCTTTGACTTACAGACCTGGCAATACAAGGGATAGATTAAATTGGCAAGTCCCTTAAAGGCCAATTCTGCCGAAAACATAACCATACTATACTATTTCAGGTTTAAAATGTCAAACCCCAAAGAGTAACCTGTTATTTAAAAATTAAAAGTGCACAGTTTTAGAGCGATTTAAGTTTTAAAAGTGCGCACCTTAACCGAAATTAAAAATAATAACGCTAAAAAGGTCATTCTGAGGCCGAAGGCCGAAGAATCTCA
This genomic window from Candidatus Omnitrophota bacterium contains:
- a CDS encoding ComF family protein — protein: MFSAELAFKGLANLIYPLYCQVCKSKLDPANTRYLCENCWSKIKKSRAVPASGHNYFFHSLWSIGRYQGVLKDCIRLFKYNKKSFMAKPLGELMNNFIAGHLDRRAIGLIVPVPLHSSKLRERGFNQSLELAVQISKRSSLPLSSSSLYRKRPTISQTELSKQERLINVKAAFAVKNSLVLKKQVLLVDDVFTSGATANECSKTLLEAGACAVSVLTLARGN